Proteins encoded together in one Kutzneria kofuensis window:
- a CDS encoding S8 family serine peptidase, translating into MTAHLRRRAGAIALAGVLGASAFALATPAASAEDAPPSSAKQLDKQDRELVAQAERAGKPTVTLVVAAERGRTDQAVQQLRDLGGKVDTAAKDVDYIKVEVPRDKAEKAAQLGAVKSVDVDGLIKQDDPRPEGTSAPLPQKPPGKDTPRVNPYLPTGDTGAAQFAQAVPQWDGRGATVAILDSGIDLDTPALAKTTTGERKIVDWYDANDPVESGDGTWVAMSKTRYTGKFSAGGRNWTAPATGGPYTIGTLAETAGDLRSGELGGDLNRDGDKTDSFGILQDVTTKEVRVDTDGDGDFTNNAPMIDYRYKQDVGHLGTVAFVVQTDKSNYTGGGTAFVDIGIAGAAHGTHVSGIVAGNSLFGGKMAGAAPGAKLMAVKVCLTSSSCTASGLIDGLLYAARNGAEAINISIGGLPALNDGNNARADLYNRTIAEFNVQLFISAGNSGAGANTVGDPSVATDAISVGSYITDATWLSNYGSVTAAKQGLHPFSSRGPREDGGFKPDIVAPGSAISTIPPWQPGGPVAGTYALPAGYAMFNGTSMAAPQATGAAALLISAYKATHHGQRPPVASLREAIKSTAKFVPGVGAYEQGAGLIDVPAAFHRLQDNVSPAAVTASVPVNTVLSGQLKPAPGQGVGIYDREGVTPGKAYTRTYTLTRTSGPNRNTRYDVQWTGNDGTFRSAGSVVLPLNKPVSFEVKINPRGAGVHSALLKVSGTNLLTMNTVVAVPDFTAANGYTTTTKGKISRNENTSVFVRVPAGATALKVDMAASTGQIRFLRVDPTGLPLDSNTSTNCYLPDAGAGCAGGTPTSRTVVNPMPGVWEIDVESRRTSDELSTPFTLTTALIGTKISPDPDTIASATLGSPVARQYGVSNQLAAINGKLVGGTLGSKATSRPTIGHGQVQKVDVTVPAGMTTFTAKIGNPSDGAADLDMIVYDCTSGSCVQAGTSGSSTAEEQVTINNPAAGHWQVEIDGYDVPAGTTAYDYSDIYISPSLGNVTVNDNSANRPSGSTWTVAGTVTANAQPGAGRVLVGELHLVLEDGSVVGRASVVVQSVS; encoded by the coding sequence GTGACCGCACATCTCAGACGCCGGGCTGGTGCCATCGCACTGGCCGGCGTGCTCGGTGCGAGCGCCTTCGCGTTGGCCACCCCTGCTGCCAGCGCCGAGGATGCGCCCCCGAGTTCCGCCAAGCAGCTCGACAAGCAGGACCGCGAGTTGGTCGCCCAGGCCGAGCGGGCCGGCAAGCCGACCGTGACGCTGGTCGTCGCGGCCGAGCGCGGCCGCACCGACCAGGCGGTCCAGCAGCTGCGTGACCTCGGCGGCAAGGTCGACACGGCCGCCAAGGACGTGGACTACATCAAGGTCGAGGTGCCGCGCGACAAGGCCGAGAAGGCCGCGCAGCTGGGCGCCGTGAAGTCCGTGGACGTCGACGGCCTGATCAAGCAGGACGACCCGCGGCCGGAGGGCACCAGCGCGCCGCTGCCGCAGAAGCCGCCGGGCAAGGACACGCCGCGCGTCAACCCGTACCTGCCGACCGGCGACACCGGGGCCGCGCAGTTCGCGCAGGCCGTGCCGCAGTGGGACGGCCGCGGCGCCACCGTCGCGATCCTCGACTCCGGCATCGACCTGGACACGCCGGCGCTGGCCAAGACCACCACCGGCGAGCGCAAGATCGTCGACTGGTACGACGCGAACGACCCGGTGGAGTCCGGCGACGGAACCTGGGTCGCGATGTCGAAGACCCGCTACACCGGCAAGTTCAGCGCGGGCGGCCGCAACTGGACGGCCCCGGCGACCGGCGGCCCGTACACCATCGGCACGCTCGCCGAGACCGCGGGCGACCTGCGCAGCGGCGAGCTGGGCGGTGACCTCAACCGCGACGGCGACAAGACCGACTCCTTCGGCATCCTGCAGGACGTCACCACGAAGGAGGTCCGCGTCGACACCGACGGGGACGGCGACTTCACCAACAACGCCCCGATGATCGACTACCGGTACAAGCAGGACGTCGGCCACCTCGGCACGGTGGCGTTCGTCGTGCAGACCGACAAGTCGAACTACACCGGCGGCGGCACCGCGTTCGTCGACATCGGCATCGCCGGCGCGGCCCACGGCACCCACGTCTCCGGCATCGTCGCCGGCAACTCGCTGTTCGGCGGCAAGATGGCCGGCGCGGCGCCGGGCGCGAAGCTGATGGCGGTCAAGGTGTGCCTGACCTCGTCCTCGTGCACCGCCAGCGGCCTGATCGACGGCCTGCTGTACGCGGCGCGCAACGGCGCCGAGGCGATCAACATCTCGATCGGCGGCCTGCCGGCGCTCAACGACGGCAACAACGCGCGCGCCGACCTGTACAACCGGACCATCGCCGAGTTCAACGTGCAGCTGTTCATCTCCGCCGGCAACAGCGGCGCGGGCGCGAACACCGTCGGCGACCCGTCCGTGGCCACCGACGCGATCAGCGTCGGCTCGTACATCACCGACGCCACCTGGCTGTCCAACTACGGCTCGGTGACGGCCGCCAAGCAGGGCCTGCACCCGTTCTCCTCCCGCGGCCCGCGTGAGGACGGCGGCTTCAAGCCCGACATCGTCGCCCCCGGCTCGGCGATCTCCACGATCCCGCCGTGGCAGCCGGGCGGCCCGGTCGCCGGCACCTACGCGCTGCCCGCCGGGTACGCCATGTTCAACGGCACCTCGATGGCCGCCCCGCAGGCGACCGGCGCGGCGGCGCTGCTGATCAGCGCGTACAAGGCGACGCATCACGGGCAGCGGCCGCCGGTGGCCTCGCTGCGTGAGGCGATCAAGTCCACCGCGAAGTTCGTGCCCGGCGTCGGCGCGTACGAGCAGGGCGCCGGCCTGATCGACGTCCCGGCGGCGTTCCACCGCTTGCAGGACAACGTGTCGCCGGCCGCGGTGACCGCCAGCGTGCCGGTGAACACCGTCCTCAGTGGACAGTTGAAGCCCGCGCCGGGTCAGGGCGTCGGCATCTACGACCGTGAGGGCGTCACCCCCGGCAAGGCCTACACCCGCACGTACACGCTGACCCGGACCAGCGGCCCCAACCGCAACACCCGGTACGACGTGCAGTGGACCGGCAACGACGGCACGTTCAGGTCGGCCGGATCCGTGGTGCTGCCGCTGAACAAGCCGGTGTCGTTCGAGGTCAAGATCAACCCGCGCGGCGCCGGCGTGCACTCCGCGCTGCTCAAGGTCTCCGGCACGAACCTGCTCACCATGAACACCGTCGTCGCCGTGCCGGACTTCACCGCGGCCAACGGCTACACGACGACCACCAAGGGCAAGATCAGTCGGAACGAGAACACCAGCGTGTTCGTCCGGGTGCCGGCCGGCGCTACCGCGCTCAAGGTCGACATGGCCGCGAGCACCGGGCAGATCCGGTTCCTGCGCGTCGACCCGACCGGTCTTCCGCTGGACTCCAACACCTCCACCAACTGCTACCTGCCCGACGCGGGCGCGGGCTGCGCCGGCGGCACGCCGACCAGCCGCACCGTCGTCAACCCGATGCCGGGCGTGTGGGAGATCGACGTCGAGTCGCGGCGCACCTCCGACGAGCTGAGCACGCCGTTCACGCTGACCACCGCGCTGATCGGCACCAAGATCAGCCCCGATCCGGACACGATCGCGTCGGCCACCCTCGGCAGCCCGGTCGCGCGGCAGTACGGCGTGTCCAACCAGCTGGCCGCGATCAACGGCAAGCTGGTCGGCGGGACGCTGGGCAGCAAGGCCACCTCGCGGCCGACCATCGGCCACGGCCAGGTGCAGAAGGTCGACGTGACCGTGCCGGCGGGCATGACGACGTTCACCGCCAAGATCGGCAACCCGTCCGACGGCGCCGCCGACCTGGACATGATCGTCTACGACTGCACCAGCGGCAGCTGCGTGCAGGCCGGCACCAGCGGCAGCTCGACCGCCGAGGAGCAGGTCACGATCAACAATCCGGCCGCCGGGCACTGGCAGGTCGAGATCGACGGTTACGACGTGCCGGCCGGCACGACCGCGTACGACTACAGCGACATCTACATCTCGCCGTCGCTGGGCAACGTGACCGTCAACGACAACAGCGCCAACCGGCCGTCCGGCAGCACGTGGACCGTTGCCGGCACCGTCACCGCGAATGCGCAGCCCGGCGCCGGGCGGGTGCTCGTCGGCGAGCTGCACCTCGTGCTGGAGGACGGCTCCGTCGTAGGTCGCGCGTCGGTTGTCGTGCAGTCGGTGAGCTGA
- a CDS encoding winged helix DNA-binding domain-containing protein: MRRITDRQRRALLGARHLLFRRGDTVEEVADAVLALHATDAATVFLSIFARLREPSVEAVEKALYGEVTLHRMLAMRRTLFAVPGDLAPVVWSSTGRAIAARERAGFVKFLAEAGYSESWLAGVEKSTISALAARGEAVLSDLGSDVPELREQVTVAAGKPYEATQSIGTRLIRVLAAEGLIRRSRPRGGWTSSQFRWAPSVPFDDVPDAKAALVRRWLDRYGPATVADIKWWTGWTVTDVRKALADTETVSLDDGSTAHVLPDLDVPDVGPWAALLPALDPTPMGWQERSWYLPADRSELFDRSGNIGPTVWWDGRVVGVWAQRPDRSLAWEPLAELPRAAVKAIAVEIDRLTAALGDVRVTPRFRTPLERKLSS; the protein is encoded by the coding sequence GTGAGACGAATCACCGATAGGCAGAGGCGGGCCCTTCTCGGGGCCCGCCATCTGCTGTTTCGGCGTGGCGACACCGTCGAAGAGGTCGCCGACGCCGTGCTCGCCCTGCACGCCACCGACGCCGCCACGGTGTTCCTGTCGATCTTCGCCCGGCTGCGGGAGCCTTCCGTCGAGGCTGTCGAGAAGGCTTTGTACGGCGAGGTGACGCTGCACCGGATGCTCGCCATGCGACGGACGCTCTTTGCCGTCCCCGGCGACCTTGCCCCGGTTGTTTGGTCTTCGACCGGCCGCGCCATCGCCGCCCGTGAGCGGGCCGGTTTCGTCAAGTTCCTCGCCGAGGCCGGCTACTCGGAGTCGTGGCTGGCCGGTGTCGAGAAGTCGACAATTTCCGCCCTTGCTGCCCGCGGCGAGGCCGTGCTCTCCGACCTCGGCTCTGACGTCCCCGAGCTGCGGGAGCAGGTCACCGTCGCCGCCGGAAAGCCCTACGAGGCAACGCAGAGCATCGGCACCCGGCTGATCCGGGTGCTCGCCGCCGAGGGCCTGATCCGCCGCTCCCGTCCTCGCGGCGGGTGGACCAGCAGCCAGTTCCGCTGGGCCCCTTCCGTCCCCTTCGACGACGTCCCCGACGCCAAGGCCGCTCTCGTCCGCCGTTGGCTCGACCGCTACGGTCCCGCCACCGTCGCCGACATCAAGTGGTGGACCGGCTGGACCGTCACCGACGTTCGGAAGGCCCTCGCCGACACCGAGACCGTGTCCTTGGACGACGGCTCCACCGCGCATGTCCTCCCCGATCTCGACGTCCCCGACGTCGGCCCGTGGGCCGCCTTGCTCCCCGCCCTCGACCCCACGCCGATGGGCTGGCAGGAGCGGTCCTGGTACCTGCCCGCCGACCGCTCCGAGCTCTTCGACCGCTCCGGCAACATCGGCCCCACCGTCTGGTGGGACGGCCGCGTCGTCGGCGTCTGGGCCCAGCGCCCCGACCGTTCTCTTGCCTGGGAGCCGCTGGCCGAACTGCCCCGTGCCGCCGTGAAGGCCATCGCCGTCGAGATCGACCGCCTCACCGCCGCCCTCGGCGACGTCCGGGTCACCCCCCGCTTCCGCACCCCCCTCGAACGAAAGCTCTCGTCGTGA
- a CDS encoding AAA family ATPase produces MLRSFRVANHRSIRDEQELLLLPAYQDNEPAVPVAAVYGANASGKSNLVDALAFMAMAVRHSFGRWSPDGGVPRRPFKLDPEAGADPSAFVVDVLLDGVPHTYGFLVDDSRVLSEWLYSYPEKRRRVMFEREGDKVKIGSTVQLAANKLEGLVGLMRPNALFLGLAVQSNVVQLYPVYRFFDDVLAFRPFGFRNDTRRLGDFLNLSPHNLERVTDLVRVADVGVRGMHVIEPSELDANDRLPRIAFTHAGSEAVLDFIEESEGTRSWVVLLPVVLTALDRGQTLVLDELDTSLHPKLTAQLVRLFQEPGTNPNHAQLIFTTHDTSLLGTMLGDEVLKRDQVWFVEKDGEGASKLYPLTDFHPRKGENTERRYLGGSYGAVPVLSERDFAEAVRTRNAS; encoded by the coding sequence GTGCTCCGCAGCTTCCGAGTTGCCAACCATCGGTCGATCCGGGATGAGCAGGAGCTCCTCCTGCTGCCCGCGTACCAAGACAACGAACCGGCTGTGCCGGTCGCGGCTGTCTACGGCGCGAACGCCTCGGGCAAGTCCAACCTCGTCGACGCGCTGGCGTTCATGGCCATGGCCGTACGGCATTCTTTCGGTCGCTGGTCGCCCGATGGTGGTGTGCCCCGCCGGCCGTTCAAGCTCGACCCCGAAGCGGGTGCGGACCCGTCGGCCTTCGTCGTCGACGTGTTGCTCGACGGTGTGCCTCATACGTACGGCTTCCTGGTGGACGACTCGCGAGTGCTGTCCGAGTGGTTGTACAGCTATCCGGAGAAACGCAGGCGAGTGATGTTCGAGCGGGAGGGCGACAAGGTCAAGATCGGCAGCACCGTTCAACTGGCGGCAAACAAGCTCGAGGGACTCGTCGGGCTCATGAGGCCGAACGCGTTGTTCCTCGGTCTTGCGGTGCAGTCCAATGTCGTTCAACTGTATCCCGTGTACCGGTTCTTTGATGATGTGTTGGCGTTCCGTCCGTTCGGCTTCAGAAATGACACGCGTCGACTGGGTGATTTCCTAAATCTGTCGCCGCATAACCTGGAGCGGGTAACTGACCTTGTTCGGGTTGCTGATGTCGGTGTGCGCGGTATGCATGTGATCGAGCCTTCTGAGTTGGACGCCAACGATCGACTGCCTCGGATTGCTTTCACGCATGCAGGATCGGAGGCGGTTCTTGATTTCATCGAGGAGTCGGAGGGGACGAGATCCTGGGTCGTGTTGCTGCCTGTGGTGTTGACGGCGCTCGACCGGGGGCAGACCTTGGTTCTTGACGAGCTCGACACGAGCCTGCATCCGAAGCTGACGGCTCAGCTGGTGCGGCTGTTCCAGGAGCCCGGAACCAATCCGAACCACGCGCAGCTGATCTTCACCACCCACGACACCTCGCTGCTGGGCACGATGCTCGGCGACGAGGTGCTCAAGCGCGACCAGGTGTGGTTCGTGGAGAAGGACGGCGAGGGGGCCAGCAAGCTGTATCCGCTGACGGATTTCCATCCGCGTAAGGGGGAGAACACCGAGCGGCGGTACCTGGGCGGCAGTTACGGGGCGGTGCCGGTGCTGTCGGAGCGGGACTTCGCCGAGGCGGTTCGGACGCGAAATGCGTCGTGA
- a CDS encoding RloB family protein, translating into MRRENSSRRRAAFREPRKQVLIVCGGTRTEPDYFDGLKRARRNPAVQVKVLGKGIDPEQLVTHAHKVGSDFDEVWCVVDTDEFDIAKAVKLADKLKVRLAVSNPCFELWLLLHFCDHRGESASYRQLLPKLIKHVPGYDKCRLDFDQFDPGVAEAVRRAERLDPSGRDHGQNPSTGVWKLVRQVLPD; encoded by the coding sequence ATGCGTCGTGAGAACTCGTCCAGGCGGCGGGCTGCCTTCAGGGAACCGCGCAAGCAGGTTCTCATCGTATGTGGGGGAACGCGGACCGAGCCGGACTACTTCGACGGGTTGAAGCGGGCGCGGCGGAATCCGGCGGTTCAGGTCAAGGTGCTGGGCAAGGGAATCGACCCCGAACAGTTGGTTACGCACGCGCATAAGGTCGGCAGTGATTTCGACGAGGTGTGGTGCGTGGTGGACACCGACGAGTTCGACATCGCGAAGGCGGTGAAGCTGGCCGACAAGTTGAAGGTGCGGCTCGCGGTGTCCAATCCCTGCTTCGAGCTGTGGCTGTTGTTGCACTTCTGCGACCACCGCGGGGAGAGCGCGAGCTACCGGCAGCTGTTGCCGAAGTTGATCAAGCACGTGCCGGGGTACGACAAGTGCCGCCTCGACTTCGACCAGTTCGACCCGGGTGTGGCGGAGGCAGTGCGAAGGGCGGAGCGGCTCGATCCGAGTGGGCGGGATCACGGGCAGAACCCGTCCACCGGAGTGTGGAAACTGGTCCGACAGGTCCTCCCGGACTGA
- the rimO gene encoding 30S ribosomal protein S12 methylthiotransferase RimO — protein MSSPSTSRRVALLTLGCARNEVDSEEMAGRLTADGWQLVDPDEGGADVVLVNTCGFVESAKKDSVDTLLAASDSGAKVVAVGCLAERYGAELAESLPEADAVLGFDHYPQLGERLDDILQGRTVEAHKPVDRRTLLPISPVQRPQKAPEVALPGHGTAWGPQVLRTRLDDSPVAPLKIASGCDRRCSFCAIPSFRGAFVSRGAEEILGEAAWLATQGVRELFLVSENSTSYGKDLGDVRALETLIPRLAEVPGIDRVRVSYLQPAETRPGLVRAIATTPGVADYFDLSFQHSSEAVLRRMRRFGSTDSFLALIKQIRELSPTAGIRTNVIVGFPGETEDDLSELERFLTEGRLDAVGVFGYSDEDGTEALTLDGKLDADTVAERVARFSALVEELTAQRAEDRIGEQVVVLVEHEEDEDSDCVGRAAHQAPEVDGECVIVDAEGLKVGDMVRAEVTDSEGVDLIVRPIEVLPR, from the coding sequence GTGTCTTCCCCCTCCACGTCCCGTCGTGTCGCCCTGCTCACCCTCGGCTGCGCCCGCAACGAGGTCGACTCCGAGGAGATGGCCGGCCGGCTGACGGCCGACGGCTGGCAGCTGGTCGACCCCGACGAGGGCGGCGCGGACGTCGTGCTGGTGAACACGTGCGGGTTCGTGGAGTCGGCGAAGAAGGACTCGGTGGACACGCTGCTGGCGGCCTCGGACTCGGGCGCGAAGGTGGTGGCGGTGGGCTGCCTGGCCGAGCGCTACGGCGCGGAGCTGGCGGAGAGCCTGCCGGAGGCGGACGCGGTGCTGGGCTTCGACCACTACCCGCAGCTGGGGGAGCGTCTCGACGACATCCTCCAGGGCCGGACGGTGGAGGCGCACAAGCCGGTGGACCGGCGCACGCTGCTGCCGATCAGCCCGGTGCAGCGACCCCAGAAGGCCCCGGAGGTGGCTCTCCCGGGCCACGGCACGGCCTGGGGCCCGCAGGTGCTCAGGACCCGCCTGGACGACTCGCCGGTGGCGCCGCTGAAGATCGCCTCGGGCTGCGACCGGCGCTGCTCGTTCTGCGCGATCCCGTCGTTCCGTGGCGCGTTCGTGTCCCGCGGCGCGGAGGAGATCCTGGGCGAGGCGGCCTGGCTGGCCACGCAGGGGGTCCGCGAGCTGTTCCTGGTCAGCGAGAACTCCACCTCGTACGGCAAGGACCTGGGCGACGTCCGGGCCTTGGAGACGCTGATCCCGCGGCTGGCCGAGGTGCCGGGCATCGACCGGGTCCGCGTCTCCTACCTGCAGCCGGCGGAGACCCGCCCGGGCCTGGTCCGCGCGATCGCGACGACGCCGGGCGTGGCCGACTACTTCGACCTGTCCTTCCAGCACTCCAGCGAGGCGGTGCTGCGCCGGATGCGCCGCTTCGGCTCGACCGACTCGTTCCTGGCGCTGATCAAGCAGATCCGGGAGCTGAGCCCCACGGCGGGCATCCGCACCAACGTGATCGTCGGCTTCCCCGGCGAGACCGAGGACGACCTGTCCGAGCTGGAGCGCTTCCTGACCGAGGGCCGGCTGGACGCGGTGGGTGTGTTCGGCTACTCCGACGAGGACGGCACCGAGGCGCTCACCCTGGACGGCAAGCTCGACGCCGACACCGTCGCGGAGCGGGTGGCCCGCTTCTCGGCCCTGGTCGAGGAGCTGACGGCGCAGCGCGCGGAGGACCGGATCGGCGAGCAGGTGGTGGTCCTCGTCGAGCACGAGGAGGATGAGGACAGCGACTGCGTCGGCCGGGCCGCCCACCAGGCGCCCGAGGTCGACGGGGAGTGCGTGATCGTCGACGCCGAGGGACTGAAGGTCGGCGACATGGTCCGTGCGGAGGTCACCGACAGCGAGGGGGTGGACCTCATCGTTCGCCCGATCGAAGTGCTGCCGCGATGA
- the pgsA gene encoding CDP-diacylglycerol--glycerol-3-phosphate 3-phosphatidyltransferase: MSEGDEPRAVPLLNIANVLTVSRLVMVPFFLLALFTGGGEDLLWRLVAFGLFVLASITDRIDGDLARKHGLVTDFGKIADPIADKALTGSALVGLSVLGDLPWWVTIVIAVREIGVTLLRFWVIRRGVIPASRGGKAKTLMQIVAIGFYLLPLPPWLLFVRWVTMGVALLLTVVTGVDYVVRAFRLRAVAETP, translated from the coding sequence ATGAGTGAGGGAGACGAGCCGAGAGCCGTGCCGCTGCTCAACATCGCCAACGTGTTGACGGTGTCGCGGCTGGTCATGGTGCCGTTCTTCCTGCTCGCGCTGTTCACCGGCGGCGGCGAGGACCTGCTGTGGCGGCTGGTCGCGTTCGGCCTGTTCGTGCTGGCCTCGATCACCGACCGGATCGACGGCGACCTGGCCCGCAAGCACGGCCTCGTCACCGACTTCGGCAAGATCGCCGACCCGATCGCGGACAAGGCGCTGACCGGCTCCGCGCTGGTGGGCCTGTCGGTCCTCGGCGACCTGCCGTGGTGGGTGACGATCGTGATCGCGGTCCGCGAGATCGGCGTGACCCTGCTCCGGTTCTGGGTGATCCGCCGCGGCGTCATCCCGGCCAGCCGGGGCGGCAAGGCCAAGACGCTGATGCAGATCGTGGCGATCGGCTTCTACCTGCTGCCGCTGCCGCCGTGGCTGCTGTTCGTCCGCTGGGTGACGATGGGTGTCGCGCTGCTGCTCACGGTCGTGACCGGCGTGGACTACGTGGTCCGGGCGTTCCGGCTGCGCGCGGTGGCGGAGACCCCGTGA
- a CDS encoding CinA family protein, protein MTADLIARLRELGQTVATAESLTAGMVAAELASVPGSSAVLRGGLIVYATELKTKLAGVDAGLLAEHGAVHPDVAAQLARGAGDRCAATWGLGLTGVAGPDPQDGVAPGTVYVAVAGPPGVEVRRLSLTGGRQAVREGSVTAVLDLLRDCLR, encoded by the coding sequence GTGACCGCGGACCTGATCGCCCGGCTGCGCGAGCTGGGCCAGACGGTGGCGACCGCGGAGTCGCTGACGGCGGGCATGGTGGCGGCGGAGTTGGCCTCGGTCCCGGGTTCGAGCGCGGTGCTGCGCGGCGGCCTGATCGTGTACGCGACCGAGTTGAAGACGAAGCTCGCCGGCGTCGACGCGGGGCTGCTCGCCGAGCACGGGGCGGTGCACCCGGACGTCGCCGCCCAACTCGCCCGAGGCGCCGGCGACCGCTGCGCGGCGACGTGGGGCCTCGGCCTGACCGGCGTCGCGGGCCCGGATCCGCAGGACGGTGTCGCACCCGGCACGGTGTACGTGGCGGTGGCCGGCCCGCCCGGCGTCGAGGTGCGCCGGCTGAGCCTGACCGGCGGCCGGCAGGCCGTCCGCGAGGGCAGCGTGACCGCGGTGCTGGACCTTCTCCGGGATTGCCTGAGGTGA
- a CDS encoding helix-turn-helix domain-containing protein, whose product MTVLLREAIGDRLRHTRTTQHRTLREVSRSARVSLGYLSEVERGRKEASSELLAAICDALDLPMADLLHTVASDMSALAAMANGPTADEAAKPRESADAAYEGGRLVHDAVGDSLSDIRLQPVLTHRLPTITPPRGEVVVAA is encoded by the coding sequence ATGACAGTGCTGCTTCGCGAGGCGATCGGTGATCGGCTTCGCCACACACGCACCACCCAACACCGCACGCTGCGTGAGGTGTCCCGGTCCGCACGGGTCAGCCTGGGCTACCTGTCGGAGGTGGAGCGCGGCCGCAAGGAGGCGTCCAGCGAGCTGCTGGCCGCCATCTGCGATGCGCTGGATCTGCCGATGGCCGACCTGCTGCACACAGTCGCCTCCGACATGAGCGCGCTGGCCGCGATGGCCAACGGGCCGACCGCGGACGAGGCCGCCAAGCCGCGCGAGTCCGCCGACGCCGCCTACGAGGGCGGCCGGCTGGTGCACGACGCCGTGGGCGACAGCCTCAGCGACATCCGGCTCCAGCCGGTGCTCACGCACCGCCTGCCCACGATCACCCCGCCGCGGGGAGAGGTCGTGGTCGCCGCGTAA